In one window of Rathayibacter caricis DSM 15933 DNA:
- the tilS gene encoding tRNA lysidine(34) synthetase TilS has product MPDRPRLTPAVADLRRAVRAGLDGLERGSLVLVALSGGADSLALAAAVAFEAPRAELRAGVVIVDHGLQEGSDGVARRAAEQAHALGLAPVLVEVVSVQEGEDGPEAAARTARYGALADALEATGAAAVLLGHTLDDQAETVLLGLARGAGAASLHGMAPVSGPLRRPLLGLRRATTRAACADAGLEPWDDPHNDDVRYSRVRVRRSVLPVLEDELGPGVAEALARTAEQLREDGDALDAMALDWALELVGQNDDGHVTVDARGLAADPPALRQRIIRLVVSNEFGVSLSRAQTLAVAALVTDWHGQKGVDLPGVLATRSGPDLVFAPARPR; this is encoded by the coding sequence GTGCCCGATCGCCCCCGTCTGACCCCCGCCGTCGCCGACCTGCGCCGAGCCGTCCGCGCCGGCCTCGACGGCCTCGAGCGCGGCTCCCTGGTCCTCGTCGCGCTGAGCGGAGGGGCCGACTCCCTCGCCCTCGCCGCGGCCGTCGCCTTCGAGGCGCCGCGCGCCGAGCTGCGCGCAGGCGTCGTGATCGTCGACCACGGCCTGCAGGAGGGGTCGGACGGAGTCGCTCGTCGCGCCGCCGAGCAGGCGCACGCACTCGGTCTCGCGCCCGTCCTCGTCGAGGTCGTCTCCGTGCAGGAGGGGGAGGACGGCCCGGAGGCGGCGGCCCGCACCGCGCGGTACGGCGCCCTCGCCGATGCGCTCGAGGCGACCGGGGCGGCGGCGGTCCTCCTCGGGCACACGCTCGACGACCAGGCCGAGACGGTCCTCCTGGGCCTCGCCCGCGGAGCCGGCGCCGCGAGCCTGCACGGCATGGCGCCGGTGAGCGGACCGCTGCGACGGCCGCTGCTCGGCCTCCGCCGCGCGACGACGCGGGCCGCGTGCGCCGACGCCGGCCTCGAGCCGTGGGACGACCCGCACAACGACGACGTCCGCTACTCCCGGGTGCGCGTACGCCGCTCGGTGCTGCCCGTTCTCGAGGACGAGCTCGGCCCCGGCGTGGCCGAGGCGCTCGCCCGCACGGCCGAGCAGCTGCGCGAGGACGGCGACGCGCTCGACGCGATGGCGCTCGACTGGGCGCTCGAGCTCGTCGGCCAGAACGACGACGGCCACGTGACGGTCGACGCCCGCGGGCTCGCGGCGGATCCGCCCGCGCTGCGGCAGCGCATCATCCGCCTGGTCGTGTCGAACGAGTTCGGAGTCTCGCTCTCGCGTGCGCAGACGCTCGCCGTCGCCGCGCTCGTCACCGACTGGCACGGCCAGAAGGGCGTCGATCTCCCCGGCGTCCTCGCGACCCGCTCCGGCCCCGACCTCGTCTTCGCCCCGGCCCGCCCGCGCTGA
- a CDS encoding peptidoglycan DD-metalloendopeptidase family protein, which translates to MLSLPRRRSPAPSSAAPRLGRLRATALASATLALVAGLLVATPAQAVEYPTWADVEAAKGDTAAAAAQVDSITSLIADLQDEVAAAQQLAEERGAEYFAAQEKFDEAADKAAGLDARATESADEADAASQQAGLLAAQLYRTTGTDLSVNIFLEGESGGSEDLLGRIGNMTKLVERSNAIYEQASTARNTASSLADQAEVARTERERLRQSAEAALAEATAAQQASESVLAEQQQQGIVLEQQLAALRDTESRTVAEYQAGVAAREAERQRKLAEEAAARQAAAEAQRIAAAAARAAAAAAAASRPSSGGSSYTAPAPSAGGGSTAVSDSGWVEPVNGRITGTFGPRSSLSTGGGSTSSYHRGTDLAASCGTPIFAAHSGTVTYAGVFGTYGNWIEINHGEGISTGYAHIIAGGIYVRVGERVEAGQQIASVGSTGASTGCHLHYETRVNGTAVNAQPFMAARGVTLG; encoded by the coding sequence ATGCTCTCTCTCCCGCGCCGCCGCAGCCCCGCACCGTCGTCGGCCGCGCCACGGCTCGGGCGACTGCGCGCGACGGCTCTCGCGTCGGCGACCCTCGCGCTGGTCGCCGGGCTTCTGGTCGCCACTCCGGCTCAGGCCGTCGAGTACCCGACGTGGGCCGATGTGGAGGCCGCCAAGGGCGACACCGCCGCCGCGGCCGCCCAGGTCGACAGCATCACCTCGCTGATCGCCGACCTCCAGGACGAGGTCGCGGCCGCTCAGCAGCTCGCCGAGGAGCGGGGTGCCGAGTACTTCGCGGCGCAGGAGAAGTTCGACGAGGCCGCTGACAAGGCCGCCGGGCTCGACGCCCGCGCGACCGAGAGCGCCGACGAGGCCGACGCCGCCTCGCAGCAGGCCGGCCTCCTCGCCGCGCAGCTCTACCGCACCACGGGCACGGACCTGTCGGTCAACATCTTCCTCGAGGGCGAGAGCGGCGGGTCCGAGGACCTGCTCGGCCGCATCGGCAACATGACCAAGCTCGTCGAGCGCTCGAACGCGATCTACGAGCAGGCGAGCACGGCCCGCAACACCGCGTCCTCGCTGGCCGACCAGGCCGAGGTCGCCCGCACCGAGCGCGAGCGCCTCCGGCAGTCGGCCGAGGCCGCACTGGCCGAGGCCACGGCGGCCCAGCAGGCGTCGGAGTCGGTCCTCGCCGAGCAGCAGCAGCAGGGCATCGTGCTCGAGCAGCAGCTCGCCGCACTCCGCGACACCGAGTCCCGCACCGTCGCCGAGTACCAGGCGGGAGTCGCCGCGCGGGAGGCCGAGCGTCAGCGCAAGCTCGCCGAGGAGGCCGCCGCGCGTCAGGCCGCCGCCGAGGCTCAGCGGATCGCCGCCGCAGCGGCCCGCGCGGCCGCTGCCGCAGCAGCTGCATCGCGCCCGAGCTCGGGCGGCTCGTCGTACACCGCACCGGCGCCCTCCGCGGGCGGCGGATCGACCGCGGTCAGCGACTCCGGCTGGGTGGAGCCCGTCAACGGACGGATCACCGGCACCTTCGGCCCGCGAAGCAGCCTCTCGACCGGTGGCGGCTCGACCAGCTCGTACCACCGCGGCACCGACCTCGCAGCCTCCTGCGGCACTCCGATCTTCGCCGCGCACAGCGGCACGGTCACCTACGCCGGCGTCTTCGGCACGTACGGCAACTGGATCGAGATCAACCACGGCGAGGGCATCAGCACCGGCTACGCCCACATCATCGCGGGCGGCATCTACGTGCGCGTCGGCGAGCGGGTCGAGGCGGGTCAGCAGATCGCGTCCGTCGGCTCCACCGGCGCATCGACCGGCTGCCACCTGCACTACGAGACCCGCGTCAACGGCACCGCCGTCAACGCCCAGCCCTTCATGGCCGCACGAGGAGTGACACTTGGTTGA
- a CDS encoding glycoside hydrolase family 76 protein — protein sequence MSRSSRPTSTPDPTPVAARADVAQRSLDRLFRAPLIGYHASYPTSVAADAPFHYWWLAHAIDAAVDAFERTGDAAHLERARRVYRAIRLRNGGRLVNGYFDDMMWLGGALARLGAASGEPRWLDRADRLWRFSARKGWNLRHGASLAWRRSQLDYKNAPANGPFAILGARLELLRPDGREVLARAAFDWMHVRLRDDESGFVADGIGREGGSVRDDWAFSYNHGVYIGSALALHRLQPDARLVAHASRTAEDLLDRLAPDGVLVDQGAGDGALFGGIAYRHLVDLALMEGVAPATAERLRSFVLGSVDALWRSGERNGVLLAGPRWDAPPTLPATLSAQLGAVLATEAAARLLPAP from the coding sequence ATGTCGCGATCCTCGCGCCCCACGTCTACGCCTGATCCGACTCCGGTCGCCGCGCGGGCCGACGTCGCGCAGCGCAGCCTCGACCGGCTGTTCCGGGCGCCCCTGATCGGGTACCACGCGAGCTATCCGACCTCGGTCGCCGCCGACGCTCCGTTCCACTACTGGTGGCTCGCGCACGCGATCGACGCGGCGGTCGACGCGTTCGAGCGCACCGGCGACGCCGCCCATCTCGAGCGGGCGCGCCGCGTGTACCGGGCGATCCGGCTCCGGAACGGCGGGCGCCTGGTCAACGGATACTTCGACGACATGATGTGGCTCGGAGGCGCTCTCGCACGCCTCGGAGCGGCGTCCGGCGAGCCGCGCTGGCTCGACCGCGCGGACCGGCTCTGGCGCTTCTCCGCCCGGAAGGGCTGGAACCTCCGCCACGGAGCGAGCCTCGCCTGGCGCCGGAGTCAGCTCGATTACAAGAACGCCCCGGCGAACGGGCCGTTCGCGATCCTCGGCGCGCGGCTCGAGCTGCTGCGTCCCGACGGGCGCGAGGTGCTCGCGCGCGCGGCGTTCGACTGGATGCACGTGCGGCTGCGCGACGACGAGTCGGGCTTCGTCGCCGACGGCATCGGCCGCGAGGGCGGCTCGGTGCGCGACGACTGGGCCTTCAGCTACAACCACGGCGTCTACATCGGCTCGGCGCTCGCCCTGCACCGACTGCAGCCGGATGCGCGCCTCGTCGCTCACGCGTCCCGCACCGCCGAGGACCTGCTCGACCGCCTCGCTCCCGACGGCGTCCTCGTCGACCAGGGCGCGGGCGACGGCGCCCTCTTCGGCGGCATCGCCTACCGCCATCTCGTCGATCTCGCGCTGATGGAGGGGGTCGCCCCCGCGACCGCCGAGCGCCTCCGCTCCTTCGTCCTCGGCAGTGTCGACGCGCTCTGGCGGTCCGGGGAGAGGAACGGCGTCCTGCTCGCCGGCCCGCGCTGGGACGCCCCGCCGACCCTGCCCGCCACCCTCTCGGCCCAGCTCGGCGCGGTCCTCGCCACCGAGGCCGCCGCCCGCCTCCTCCCGGCCCCCTGA
- a CDS encoding NlpC/P60 family protein, whose product MVDPRTTARSFTPAPRERAWKGRLPIAVSAAFAVTAITASFGLTPATADDPKYPSWDDVQNAKLDEAAKQAEIDSITGLVAGLQTAVDEASVEAMRKAETWRQATDALAAAAQTVTDLEDRAVEASTKAQTSRMRAGLLAAHLSRAAGGDLSMSLVARGEDAGDLLYQLGAMSQLSEQSQKVYADALADKQLAESLAEQADVAVDEHRKLSDEADSARATADSAAESARSALAVQEAKSSELIAQLALLKDSTVEVETAFLAGEQQKRAEAAAAAAAARAQADAEAAAMEEDSRPAPVVTAPVGATPSRPAAPPQQPPVQAPVQQPVQPPAQPAPPVQAPAPSQPAPPPVQAPVQPAPPPVQAPAPVQPAPAPAPAPAPAPAPVGPPQTNAVETAISYASAQLGERYVLGGMGPDVWDCSGLTKQSYATAGVYIGTHSATNQYNTMAGDGKLVPYGDRRRGDLIFWGSAGDYYHVAIYLGNGQIIEAPNPNAPVRIHSIWGVPTGMVGRPSA is encoded by the coding sequence TTGGTTGACCCCCGCACCACCGCTCGGAGCTTCACCCCGGCACCGCGGGAGCGGGCCTGGAAGGGTCGCCTCCCGATCGCGGTGTCGGCCGCCTTCGCCGTGACGGCGATCACGGCGTCCTTCGGGCTCACGCCCGCGACGGCCGACGACCCGAAGTACCCCTCGTGGGACGACGTGCAGAACGCCAAGCTCGACGAGGCCGCGAAGCAGGCCGAGATCGACTCGATCACCGGGCTCGTCGCGGGGCTCCAGACCGCGGTCGACGAGGCCTCCGTCGAGGCGATGCGCAAGGCCGAGACCTGGCGCCAGGCGACGGATGCGCTGGCCGCCGCCGCGCAGACCGTCACCGATCTCGAAGACCGCGCCGTCGAGGCGTCCACGAAGGCGCAGACCTCGAGGATGCGCGCGGGCCTGCTCGCCGCCCACCTCTCCCGCGCCGCGGGCGGGGACCTCTCGATGAGCCTCGTCGCGCGCGGCGAGGACGCCGGGGACCTGCTCTACCAGCTCGGTGCCATGTCGCAGCTGTCGGAGCAGTCGCAGAAGGTCTACGCCGACGCGCTCGCCGACAAGCAGCTCGCCGAGTCGCTCGCCGAGCAGGCCGACGTGGCGGTCGACGAGCACCGGAAGCTCTCAGACGAGGCGGACAGCGCCCGCGCGACGGCCGATTCCGCCGCCGAGTCCGCCCGGTCGGCTCTGGCCGTGCAGGAGGCGAAGTCCTCTGAGCTGATCGCGCAGCTCGCCCTGCTCAAGGACTCCACCGTCGAGGTCGAGACCGCGTTCCTCGCCGGTGAGCAGCAGAAGCGCGCCGAGGCCGCCGCAGCCGCCGCCGCGGCGCGCGCGCAGGCCGATGCCGAGGCCGCGGCAATGGAGGAGGACTCGCGTCCCGCTCCCGTCGTGACTGCTCCGGTGGGCGCGACGCCGTCCCGTCCGGCGGCACCCCCGCAGCAGCCTCCGGTTCAGGCGCCCGTGCAGCAGCCCGTGCAGCCGCCCGCCCAGCCTGCGCCGCCCGTGCAGGCGCCTGCGCCTTCTCAGCCCGCGCCGCCTCCCGTCCAGGCTCCCGTCCAGCCCGCGCCGCCGCCCGTCCAGGCTCCGGCGCCCGTCCAGCCCGCTCCGGCTCCGGCGCCCGCTCCGGCTCCGGCCCCCGCTCCCGTCGGACCGCCGCAGACGAACGCCGTCGAGACCGCCATCTCGTACGCCTCCGCGCAGCTCGGCGAGCGCTACGTGCTCGGCGGCATGGGCCCGGACGTCTGGGACTGCTCGGGCCTGACCAAGCAGTCGTACGCGACCGCCGGCGTCTACATCGGCACGCACTCCGCGACCAACCAGTACAACACCATGGCGGGCGACGGGAAGCTGGTGCCCTACGGCGACCGCCGGCGCGGCGACCTGATCTTCTGGGGCTCGGCGGGCGACTACTACCACGTCGCCATCTACCTCGGGAACGGCCAGATCATCGAGGCGCCGAACCCGAACGCGCCGGTGCGCATCCATTCCATCTGGGGAGTGCCGACCGGCATGGTCGGCCGTCCGAGCGCCTAG
- the hpt gene encoding hypoxanthine phosphoribosyltransferase, which yields MEAADIADDITEVLYTEAEIHARIRDLARAIERDYAGENLLIVGVLRGAVMVMADLARELKIDIVMDWMAVSSYGSSTKSSGVVRILKDLDTDITDRKVLIVEDIIDSGLTLSWLQGNLRSRGAESVEICALFRKPRAAKVEVDVAYVGFDIPNDFVIGYGLDYAERYRNLRDVAILAPHVYA from the coding sequence GTGGAAGCAGCCGACATCGCCGACGACATCACCGAGGTCCTCTACACCGAGGCCGAGATCCACGCGCGGATCCGCGACCTGGCCCGCGCGATCGAGCGCGACTACGCCGGGGAGAACCTGCTCATCGTGGGCGTCCTGCGCGGTGCCGTGATGGTCATGGCCGACCTCGCTCGCGAGCTCAAGATCGACATCGTCATGGACTGGATGGCCGTCTCCTCCTACGGCAGCAGCACCAAGTCCTCGGGTGTCGTGCGGATCCTGAAGGACCTCGACACCGACATCACCGATCGCAAGGTGCTGATCGTCGAGGACATCATCGACTCCGGTCTCACCCTCTCGTGGCTGCAGGGCAACCTGCGGAGCCGAGGCGCCGAGTCGGTCGAGATCTGCGCGCTGTTCCGGAAGCCCCGCGCCGCCAAGGTCGAGGTCGACGTCGCGTACGTCGGGTTCGACATCCCGAACGACTTCGTCATCGGATACGGCCTCGACTACGCCGAGCGCTACCGCAACCTCCGCGATGTCGCGATCCTCGCGCCCCACGTCTACGCCTGA
- the ppa gene encoding inorganic diphosphatase: MAAYDVVVEIPKGSRNKYEVDHETGRVYLDRVLFTSFVYPTDYGYFENTLGLDGDPVDALVLLEYPVFPGVGVSVRPVGVLNMSDEAGSDAKVIVVPAKDPRWQHIQDIGDVPEQTKNEIKHFFERYKDLEPGKWVKVEAWGDAAEAEQIVQDGIKKLAEEGH, encoded by the coding sequence ATGGCCGCATACGACGTCGTCGTAGAGATCCCCAAGGGCAGCCGCAACAAGTACGAGGTCGACCACGAGACCGGTCGCGTGTACCTCGACCGGGTGCTCTTCACCTCCTTCGTCTACCCGACGGACTACGGCTACTTCGAGAACACGCTGGGCCTGGACGGCGATCCCGTCGACGCGCTCGTGCTGCTCGAGTACCCGGTCTTCCCGGGCGTGGGGGTCTCGGTGCGCCCCGTCGGCGTGCTCAACATGAGCGACGAGGCCGGCTCCGACGCCAAGGTGATCGTGGTCCCCGCGAAGGACCCGCGCTGGCAGCACATCCAGGACATCGGCGACGTGCCGGAGCAGACCAAGAACGAGATCAAGCACTTCTTCGAGCGCTACAAGGACCTCGAGCCCGGCAAGTGGGTCAAGGTCGAGGCGTGGGGCGACGCGGCCGAGGCCGAGCAGATCGTCCAGGACGGCATCAAGAAGCTGGCCGAAGAGGGTCACTGA
- the ftsH gene encoding ATP-dependent zinc metalloprotease FtsH, with protein MNVKRIFRGPILYVVLAIVAVWIGSSLITMSGFRQISTQEGLQLLQDGQVESAKIVDGEQRVDLTLSQADGDNGTQVQFYYVAPRGTEVIDAVTAADPSDGYDDEVPQTNWFLSALGFLLPILLIGAFFWLMLSGMQGGGNRVMQFGKSKAKLVSKESPKVTFQDVAGADEAIEELHEIKEFLKEPAKFQAVGARIPKGVLLYGPPGTGKTLLARAVAGEAGVPFYSISGSDFVEMFVGVGASRVRDLFQQAKENSPAIIFVDEIDAVGRHRGAGMGGGHDEREQTLNQLLVEMDGFDVKTNVILIAATNRPDILDPALLRPGRFDRQIGVDAPDMLGRKRILEVHGRGKPLAEGVDLEVVARKTPGFTGADLANVLNEAALLTARSNAQLIDNRALDEAIDRVIAGPQRRTRVMRDKEKLITAYHEGGHALAAAAMRHTDPVTKVTILPRGRALGYTMVLPLEDKYSTTRNELLDQLTYAMGGRVAEEIVFHDPTTGASNDIEKATAIARKMVTEYGMSSNVGAVKLGQSSGEMFLGRDMGHQRDYSEQIAERVDAETRQLIEQAHDEAWQVINANRDILDRLAADLLEKETLDHDQLADIFKDVRRIDERPQWLSSDKRPLSDLPPIAIPAAKAPIDAGATDGGVVSESTEQTAPQRPPLINPRPATA; from the coding sequence ATGAACGTCAAGCGCATCTTCCGGGGTCCCATTCTCTACGTCGTCCTCGCGATCGTCGCGGTGTGGATCGGGTCCTCTCTGATCACGATGTCCGGGTTCCGGCAGATCAGCACGCAGGAGGGCCTCCAGCTGCTGCAGGACGGCCAGGTCGAGTCGGCGAAGATCGTCGACGGGGAGCAGCGGGTCGACCTGACGCTCTCGCAGGCCGACGGGGACAACGGCACGCAGGTGCAGTTCTACTACGTGGCTCCGCGCGGCACCGAGGTCATCGACGCCGTGACCGCGGCCGACCCGTCGGACGGCTACGACGACGAGGTCCCGCAGACCAACTGGTTCCTGTCCGCGCTCGGCTTCCTGCTCCCGATCCTCCTGATCGGCGCGTTCTTCTGGCTGATGCTCTCGGGTATGCAGGGCGGCGGCAACCGCGTCATGCAGTTCGGCAAGTCGAAGGCGAAGCTGGTCTCGAAGGAGTCGCCGAAGGTCACGTTCCAGGACGTCGCCGGTGCCGACGAGGCCATCGAGGAGCTGCACGAGATCAAGGAGTTCCTGAAGGAGCCCGCGAAGTTCCAGGCCGTCGGTGCGCGGATCCCGAAGGGCGTGCTCCTCTACGGCCCTCCCGGGACCGGCAAGACCCTGCTCGCCCGCGCCGTCGCGGGAGAGGCGGGCGTGCCGTTCTACTCCATCTCGGGCTCCGACTTCGTCGAGATGTTCGTCGGAGTCGGCGCGAGCCGCGTACGCGACCTGTTCCAGCAGGCGAAGGAGAACTCGCCGGCCATCATCTTCGTCGACGAGATCGACGCCGTCGGCCGTCACCGCGGTGCCGGCATGGGCGGCGGCCACGACGAGCGCGAGCAGACGCTGAACCAGCTCCTCGTCGAGATGGACGGCTTCGACGTCAAGACGAACGTCATCCTGATCGCCGCGACCAACCGCCCCGACATCCTCGACCCGGCGCTGTTGCGCCCCGGCCGCTTCGACCGCCAGATCGGCGTCGACGCTCCGGACATGCTCGGCCGCAAGCGCATCCTCGAGGTGCACGGCCGCGGCAAGCCGCTCGCCGAGGGAGTCGACCTCGAGGTCGTCGCCCGGAAGACCCCCGGCTTCACCGGTGCCGACCTGGCGAACGTCCTCAACGAGGCCGCACTGCTCACGGCCCGCTCCAACGCGCAGCTGATCGACAACCGCGCGCTCGACGAGGCGATCGACCGCGTCATCGCCGGTCCGCAGCGCCGCACCCGCGTCATGCGCGACAAGGAGAAGCTGATCACGGCGTACCACGAGGGCGGGCACGCTCTCGCCGCCGCCGCGATGCGCCACACCGACCCCGTCACCAAGGTGACGATCCTGCCGCGCGGCCGCGCCCTCGGCTACACGATGGTGCTGCCGCTCGAGGACAAGTACTCGACCACCCGCAACGAGCTCCTCGACCAGCTGACCTACGCCATGGGCGGCCGCGTCGCCGAGGAGATCGTCTTCCACGACCCCACCACGGGAGCGTCGAACGACATCGAGAAGGCGACCGCGATCGCCCGCAAGATGGTCACCGAGTACGGCATGTCCTCGAACGTCGGAGCCGTCAAGCTCGGCCAGTCCTCGGGCGAGATGTTCCTCGGGCGCGACATGGGCCACCAGCGCGACTACTCCGAGCAGATCGCCGAGCGGGTCGACGCCGAGACCCGGCAGCTCATCGAGCAGGCCCACGACGAGGCGTGGCAGGTCATCAACGCCAACCGCGACATCCTCGACCGGCTCGCCGCCGACCTCCTCGAGAAGGAGACGCTCGACCACGACCAGCTGGCCGACATCTTCAAGGACGTCCGCCGCATCGACGAGCGCCCGCAGTGGCTCTCGAGCGACAAGCGCCCGCTGTCCGACCTCCCGCCCATCGCGATCCCGGCCGCGAAGGCCCCGATCGACGCCGGCGCGACCGACGGAGGAGTCGTCTCCGAGAGCACGGAGCAGACTGCGCCGCAGCGTCCGCCGCTGATCAACCCGCGTCCCGCGACGGCCTAG